A window of the Natrinema salifodinae genome harbors these coding sequences:
- a CDS encoding chemotaxis protein CheW: MAPDLSEKLLGIDTDDPDRNRNSGGEEGKQEDLVRFVFAAVGEHRLALPVDAVRTITEPADELTRVPRAPSAIEGLMDLRGEITAVIDPSVHFPVSESRSKRERLLVLDRPNDQQSAAIRVDTVLSVETVPERNVIDDASDHDDLSGDALDHPLVAALVTQERKRKQGRDPRADADSVVTDEPESNSVTGGEFGAGTRGSAGLSSTRGAGGAAGSSGDSIGEAFEIEPIEDDDAQPDETETDDSPTELVVDATAVVDVDRLLLAVGQA, from the coding sequence ATGGCCCCGGACCTCTCGGAGAAGCTCCTCGGAATCGATACCGACGACCCCGACCGAAATCGCAATTCGGGCGGCGAGGAAGGAAAACAGGAAGACCTCGTTCGGTTCGTCTTCGCCGCAGTTGGCGAACACCGGCTCGCCCTCCCGGTCGACGCGGTCAGGACGATCACCGAACCGGCGGACGAACTAACACGCGTGCCGCGTGCGCCGTCCGCCATCGAGGGGCTGATGGACCTCCGAGGGGAGATCACCGCAGTCATCGATCCCAGCGTCCACTTTCCGGTGTCGGAATCGCGATCGAAACGCGAGCGACTCCTCGTCCTCGATCGGCCGAACGATCAGCAGTCGGCCGCGATCCGAGTCGACACCGTGCTCAGCGTCGAGACAGTTCCGGAACGGAACGTCATCGACGACGCGTCCGACCACGACGACCTCTCCGGGGACGCCCTCGACCACCCGCTCGTCGCCGCGCTCGTCACGCAAGAGCGGAAACGGAAGCAGGGACGGGATCCCCGTGCAGACGCCGACAGCGTTGTGACGGACGAGCCGGAGTCGAATTCGGTGACCGGAGGCGAGTTCGGTGCCGGGACGCGCGGCTCCGCAGGGCTGTCGTCGACGCGCGGCGCGGGCGGTGCGGCCGGCTCCAGCGGCGATTCGATTGGCGAAGCGTTCGAGATCGAACCGATCGAGGACGACGATGCCCAACCGGACGAGACGGAGACCGACGACTCGCCGACGGAACTCGTCGTCGATGCGACCGCGGTGGTCGACGTCGACCGGCTCCTGCTGGCCGTCGGCCAGGCCTGA
- a CDS encoding DUF5803 family protein, producing the protein MNRRLVLATIAIALLATVAGCTAFFGGISDEQLDREQEYDDLRDSEADVAIDVEDGSLIDGGEYRAVYDLDGTQELSLYRSTIYRDEPLEIYSVRYWYPNGTEMTGSELDIEQGRSETTVHVPDENGTLAFSGETGRKTFRLPVYVQGSHEVTIPEGHRTSNFLFGDVSPNGYEREVVDGQERLRWDDLDTDDTISLRYYLTRDIPLFLGLVGTVFLLGGVGVAYYYRQVKRLREQREEFGVDVDVDDDSDGGPPPGLR; encoded by the coding sequence ATGAACCGGCGGCTCGTTCTCGCGACGATCGCGATTGCGCTACTCGCGACGGTAGCGGGTTGTACGGCGTTTTTCGGCGGTATCTCCGACGAGCAACTCGACCGCGAGCAGGAGTACGACGACCTGCGCGACAGCGAGGCCGACGTCGCCATCGACGTCGAGGACGGCAGCCTGATCGACGGCGGCGAGTACCGAGCAGTCTACGACCTCGACGGCACGCAGGAACTCTCGCTGTATCGATCGACGATCTATCGCGACGAACCCTTAGAGATCTACAGCGTCCGCTACTGGTATCCCAACGGGACCGAGATGACGGGGTCGGAACTCGACATCGAACAGGGCCGCTCCGAGACAACCGTGCACGTTCCCGACGAGAACGGCACGCTCGCGTTTTCGGGCGAAACCGGCCGCAAGACGTTCCGTCTGCCGGTCTACGTTCAGGGATCCCACGAGGTGACGATCCCCGAAGGCCATCGGACATCGAACTTCCTGTTCGGAGACGTCTCGCCGAACGGGTACGAGCGCGAGGTCGTCGACGGGCAGGAGCGACTCCGCTGGGACGACCTCGACACCGACGACACGATCTCGCTGCGGTACTACCTCACGCGGGACATCCCGCTGTTCCTCGGGCTCGTCGGGACAGTCTTCCTGCTCGGCGGGGTCGGAGTCGCCTACTACTATCGGCAGGTCAAGCGACTCCGAGAGCAACGCGAGGAGTTCGGCGTCGACGTCGACGTGGACGACGATTCGGACGGCGGTCCCCCGCCAGGCCTCCGGTAG
- a CDS encoding chemotaxis protein CheW, with amino-acid sequence MGPASNDSGTDERVTVLTFDLEEQRYCVRAESVASVLSLTDDAPLADASDPWDAGTTAVAGERVRIVDLPRAFGSTLRTAARVDEPKLLVFDATDDDGRYYAWLVDDVDVTRTVRTAVLEPPTVRTTYVKGELELDGAAVVWLDERTIHES; translated from the coding sequence ATGGGACCGGCCTCGAACGACTCCGGTACCGACGAGCGCGTCACCGTGCTCACGTTCGACCTCGAGGAGCAGCGGTACTGCGTCAGGGCCGAGTCGGTCGCCTCCGTCCTCTCGCTCACGGACGACGCCCCGCTTGCCGATGCCAGCGATCCGTGGGACGCGGGCACGACCGCCGTCGCCGGCGAACGGGTCCGGATCGTCGATCTCCCACGGGCGTTCGGCTCGACGCTCCGGACGGCGGCCCGCGTCGACGAACCGAAACTCCTCGTCTTCGACGCCACCGACGACGACGGCCGCTACTACGCCTGGCTGGTCGACGACGTCGACGTGACCAGAACCGTCAGGACGGCCGTCCTCGAACCGCCGACCGTCCGGACGACGTACGTCAAGGGAGAACTCGAACTCGACGGGGCGGCGGTCGTCTGGCTCGACGAACGGACGATCCACGAGTCGTAA
- the cheY gene encoding chemotaxis protein CheY — protein sequence MSTGVLIVDDSHFMRNLLRQILEQDYRILGEASNGAEAVKLYKEFEPDIVMMDIVMPKCNGIKATAAIKKIDPDASVIMCTSVGQREKMKLAVKAGADGYVTKPFEEPSVRKALSDVVAA from the coding sequence ATGTCGACAGGGGTGCTCATCGTGGACGACTCTCATTTTATGCGGAATCTCCTACGTCAAATTCTGGAACAAGATTACCGCATCCTCGGAGAGGCGTCCAACGGCGCTGAAGCCGTGAAACTGTACAAAGAATTCGAACCCGATATCGTTATGATGGACATCGTGATGCCGAAATGCAACGGCATCAAGGCGACCGCAGCGATCAAAAAGATCGATCCGGACGCCAGCGTCATCATGTGTACGAGCGTCGGGCAGCGTGAGAAAATGAAACTCGCCGTGAAGGCTGGTGCGGACGGCTACGTTACCAAACCGTTCGAAGAACCCAGCGTCAGAAAGGCCCTCTCAGACGTCGTCGCGGCATGA
- the tfe gene encoding transcription factor E, whose amino-acid sequence MAFEDLLEDPVIQKYLHELVGPKGMPVAAAPPDGEVTDEELAEELDLELNDVRRALFILYENDLASYRRLRDEDSGWLTYLWTFEYDNIPENLEEEMYRLYDALEDRQEYERNHEFYLCEICSIRFEFGEAMDFGFECPECGSPLESMDNDRLVNAMDDRLDALEDELNIDADA is encoded by the coding sequence ATGGCTTTTGAGGACCTGCTCGAGGACCCGGTGATCCAGAAATATTTGCACGAGCTGGTCGGTCCCAAGGGGATGCCCGTCGCGGCGGCGCCGCCGGACGGGGAAGTGACCGACGAGGAACTCGCGGAGGAGCTCGACCTCGAGTTGAACGACGTCCGGCGGGCGCTGTTCATTCTCTACGAGAACGACCTCGCCAGCTACCGCCGGCTGCGCGACGAGGACTCAGGGTGGCTGACCTACCTCTGGACCTTCGAGTACGACAACATCCCGGAGAACCTAGAAGAGGAGATGTACCGCCTCTACGACGCCCTCGAGGACCGCCAGGAGTACGAACGAAACCACGAGTTCTACCTCTGTGAGATCTGCTCCATCCGATTCGAGTTCGGCGAAGCCATGGACTTCGGCTTCGAGTGTCCCGAGTGCGGCTCGCCGCTGGAATCGATGGACAACGACCGCCTGGTCAACGCGATGGACGACCGCCTCGACGCACTCGAGGACGAACTCAACATCGACGCGGACGCCTAA
- the cheB gene encoding chemotaxis-specific protein-glutamate methyltransferase CheB — protein sequence MTRVLVVDDSQFMRTVLGNALTDAGYDVETAANGTKGVELAGTFEPDVVTMDVEMPELGGIDAVERIMTTNPTAILMLSVHTERGAEATLDAIERGAVDFIHKPDGSDSRNIAHLTDEVVAKVDELAEAEVSSVALARAAATAYATRSSAVSAAASASNPERGTAAGNAVAGGSDVRTQVSVDRGTTGPNTPEIGAGADVEFDEKASPPTVDGERADAPTIVLGASTGGPKIVERLFERLPLALGAKVLVVQHMPSGFTARFADRLDARSAYDVSEAADRDRLVPGQAAVAPGDAHLEVVSNVNGRLRLELDDGERVHGVRPAIDVTMQSAADRVSDALCGVVLTGMGRDGAAGIEAIKDAGGHTIAQDEATSPVFGIPCQAIQTGRVDTIASATGIADAIVDAFTTDGETDD from the coding sequence ATGACGCGGGTACTCGTTGTCGACGACTCGCAGTTTATGCGGACAGTCCTCGGCAACGCGCTCACTGACGCCGGCTACGACGTCGAAACCGCCGCGAACGGCACGAAGGGCGTTGAACTCGCCGGCACGTTCGAGCCGGACGTCGTGACGATGGACGTCGAGATGCCCGAACTGGGCGGAATCGACGCCGTCGAGCGAATCATGACGACGAATCCGACCGCGATTCTTATGCTCAGCGTTCATACCGAGCGCGGCGCGGAGGCGACGCTCGACGCCATCGAGCGAGGGGCAGTGGACTTCATCCACAAGCCCGACGGCTCCGACTCGCGGAACATCGCTCACCTCACCGACGAGGTGGTCGCGAAGGTCGACGAACTCGCCGAGGCCGAGGTGTCATCGGTGGCGCTTGCACGTGCCGCTGCGACGGCCTACGCGACGCGATCGTCCGCTGTCTCCGCCGCTGCTTCTGCCTCCAACCCGGAACGCGGAACCGCCGCCGGGAACGCCGTCGCCGGCGGCTCCGACGTTCGGACCCAAGTATCCGTCGACCGCGGAACGACCGGGCCGAACACGCCGGAGATCGGCGCCGGTGCCGACGTCGAATTCGACGAGAAGGCGTCTCCGCCAACCGTCGACGGCGAGCGCGCCGACGCGCCGACGATCGTCCTCGGCGCGTCGACCGGCGGACCGAAGATCGTCGAGCGCCTGTTCGAACGGCTTCCGCTCGCCCTCGGTGCGAAGGTGCTGGTCGTCCAGCACATGCCGTCGGGCTTTACGGCGCGGTTCGCCGATCGACTCGACGCGCGCAGCGCGTACGACGTCAGCGAGGCCGCGGACCGCGATCGCCTCGTGCCCGGCCAGGCCGCGGTCGCGCCAGGCGACGCTCACCTCGAGGTGGTGAGCAACGTCAACGGCCGACTCCGGCTGGAACTCGACGACGGCGAACGGGTTCACGGCGTGCGACCGGCGATCGACGTGACGATGCAAAGCGCCGCCGACCGGGTCTCCGACGCGCTCTGTGGCGTCGTCTTGACCGGTATGGGCCGCGACGGAGCGGCCGGAATCGAGGCGATCAAGGACGCGGGCGGTCACACGATCGCCCAGGACGAAGCGACGAGTCCGGTCTTTGGCATCCCCTGTCAGGCGATCCAGACGGGCCGCGTCGATACGATCGCGTCGGCGACCGGCATCGCCGACGCGATCGTCGACGCGTTCACGACGGACGGTGAGACCGATGACTGA
- a CDS encoding DUF2110 family protein, whose translation MVVLATKLYVDGDARERALDSLRSLVDNEIGDLDVAFELGVRHDDFPSVTIEGDDATVARNVLREEFGEIVPDLEPGETYVGTLESWDAEGVVLDAGQQVRIPADELGLGPGSPTQIRERYGLVQHVPLRFVYGGDGDGEEPSRLADDERDRLYEWTRGAGRLNVNSATRAEVRATLNRAGHAQDYVTVERLGLLEQSVICTEGTDPPGLLASVGEYLPAELRCVVP comes from the coding sequence ATGGTCGTACTCGCAACCAAGCTTTACGTCGACGGTGACGCCCGCGAGCGGGCGCTCGATTCGCTGCGCTCGCTGGTCGACAACGAGATCGGCGACCTGGACGTCGCGTTCGAACTCGGCGTCCGCCACGACGACTTCCCGTCAGTGACGATCGAGGGCGACGACGCCACCGTCGCGCGCAACGTCCTCCGCGAGGAGTTCGGCGAGATCGTCCCCGACCTCGAACCGGGCGAAACCTACGTCGGCACGCTCGAGTCGTGGGACGCCGAGGGGGTCGTCCTCGACGCCGGCCAGCAAGTCCGAATTCCGGCCGACGAACTCGGTCTCGGACCCGGATCGCCAACGCAGATCCGCGAGCGGTACGGCCTGGTCCAGCACGTGCCGTTGCGGTTCGTGTACGGCGGCGACGGTGACGGCGAGGAGCCGTCCCGACTCGCCGACGACGAGCGCGACCGCCTCTACGAGTGGACCCGCGGTGCCGGCCGGCTCAACGTCAACAGCGCAACCCGGGCGGAGGTCCGGGCGACGCTCAACCGCGCGGGCCACGCCCAGGACTACGTCACCGTCGAGCGACTCGGCCTGCTCGAACAGAGCGTCATCTGTACCGAGGGCACCGATCCGCCGGGACTGCTCGCCAGCGTCGGCGAGTACCTCCCGGCCGAACTCCGCTGTGTCGTTCCCTAA